The Sulfolobus sp. A20 genomic interval TTAACCCCCATCGCGTAAATATGTCCCCTTATACTCCTTTTCCCCTTATGTAGAGTCTCATATAGGTGCTTAGTCAAGTATCTTAAAGATTCCTTAGTCAAGTAACCTGAGTTATCTAACTTTAGCCTAACCCTCCTACTAACTGATATCACAGAGTGAACAGCCACAGGTTTGAACATTTCCGAGAAATCATAAGTCAAAGCCGTCCTACCTGGGTATTCAGTATGCATTACACCTGCATATGGATCAAGACCAGAGGCGATCAGTGAGTGTGTACTGAGAGCATATATTATCGAATATGCGTAATCCACAGCCCTGTTTACTTCGTCTTGGTTTCTCGGTTTTCTCCCTGGAAACGACTCAGGCAAAAATTTCTTTAGCTGCTCCCAACAAGTCTTACTCATCTCAGCCTCCACAGACCTCAATTCGTCTACAGTGTTCGCATTATCAATCTGCTTTAGATCAAGGTCTATCTCGATAGGGACCTTGGTAAGGTACATGAAGTACTTCGCCAAATTG includes:
- the cas1 gene encoding CRISPR-associated endonuclease Cas1 → MSILVIKNATVTRKGSDIQVVWSEGKNLTISTLDLELVVIVGSNVRLTSDVILFLSSLNIPVLIHNKRKDVVLVSPFLNSLVNVRRKFYTMSDDMKLYLAKKFIKGKVMGMTNLAKYFMYLTKVPIEIDLDLKQIDNANTVDELRSVEAEMSKTCWEQLKKFLPESFPGRKPRNQDEVNRAVDYAYSIIYALSTHSLIASGLDPYAGVMHTEYPGRTALTYDFSEMFKPVAVHSVISVSRRVRLKLDNSGYLTKESLRYLTKHLYETLHKGKRSIRGHIYAMGVKTKNFIAEGVDFEPFVYKPK